In Tolypothrix sp. NIES-4075, the genomic window CTGTCCCATGTTCGGAAACAAATAGATAGGGAGAATTAGGATATTCCCGTTGTAATTGCCGCAGTGCCCTAAGTTCAAGACCGCGCAGCGGGTGGGTTGAACTGACACCGTGTTTGAGTCGATTGATATAAATTGTTCCACCACTAAAGTCCACCTGCTCCCATCGCAGTGCAACCAACTCTGATACCCGCAGACCGTGACGATATGCTAGTAAAATTAGAGTTGCATCACGGTTACCATGTCGTCC contains:
- a CDS encoding tyrosine-type recombinase/integrase — encoded protein: GRHGNRDATLILLAYRHGLRVSELVALRWEQVDFSGGTIYINRLKHGVSSTHPLRGLELRALRQLQREYPNSPYLFVSEHGTVMAAATARNIISRSGTLAGLTLSVHPHMLRHACGFYLASKGYDTRAIQAYLGHKNIQHTVRYTELSPGRFKDFWND